From one Anopheles bellator chromosome 1, idAnoBellAS_SP24_06.2, whole genome shotgun sequence genomic stretch:
- the LOC131206204 gene encoding PTB domain-containing adapter protein ced-6-like isoform X1 — translation MASTLMFWNKQNSSSGQNGSSDAKNTKNGRNWLHAPDVLVNGHVAYLVKYLGSTPVEQPKGIEVVKEAIRRLQFTQQMKKAEGGGNVKTKKVEITVSVDGVAIQEPRSQTIMHQFPLHKISYCADEKGVKKFFSFIAKTSCNSSAPSTVSSISSVGDDTMSGSTNSNGTSSNGSSEDRHECFVFISNKLASDITLTIGQAFDLAYRRYVSDSGKSLEATKLLAQKKQLEHTITAYRQRLKDLSELVLKADLEKLLLRLGVRDICEVPPAENGVDGHTTHNGSNMNNNNNTVNGRKTPDLGIDVSLPNNDDQLLIETSPKHFAPIVPPRNIQNQINSTLEAFKPSVGTKLEGLLLNSDSDSDFDPRAPDNDDGSMTASTAGTMGGGNKISNDLFGFEPPKPSNAATLGQQLFGSSNGHSATNGFTNGTNGASVTNGFGQAPTSPPPILAPPPAKSAPRRTAAPLTNGNGTSGAYQDLFGSAPFNPQSNDDSAFVEDASFNSGACMGDSTYAINANASGSFSDEVRVLANNSHKLDTILAHGPEDLGGVGAGVGAGATTHLTSKLNPFAAAIGGGTAIGAVLRAGNPLTAVQHHPVTAYDVFKNPNDRERLTNGTVPQVVTSGGCTGAINDHANGTTNTHGTGIIPSLAGAGVSHDPLTSEARFEDFAQTAFNEFKRDLSVNTRPVPRGRSSIGTIKPPLVTVPSITNTGGAVEGAYRLASGPMVLQPDTKTSKNGFFSSDDVLDTFDPLKK, via the exons ATGGCCTCGACGCTAATGTTCTGGAACAAGCAGAACTCCAGCTCCGGCCAGAACGGGAGCAGCGATGCCAAGAACACAAAGAACGGCCGCAACTGGCTGCACGCCCCGGATGTGCTCGTTAACGGGCACGTCGCCTATCTAGTCAAA TACCTCGGTAGCACACCCGTCGAGCAGCCGAAGGGCATCGAAGTGGTGAAGGAAGCGATCCGGAGGCTGCAATTCACACAGCAGATGAAGAAGGCCGAGGGCGGTGGCAACGTGAAGACGAAGAAGGTCGAAATTACCGTCAGTGTCGATGGTGTTGCAATACAG GAACCACGATCGCAAACGATCATGCACCAGTTTCCGCTGCACAAAATCTCCTACTGCGCGGACGAGAAGGGCGTGAAGAAGTTCTTCAGCTTCATCGCGAAAACGagctgcaacagcagcgcgCCGAGCACCGTCTCGTCGATCAGCTCGGTCGGAGACGATACGATGAGCGGTTCCACCAACTCgaacggcaccagcagcaacggaagCAGCGAGGATCGGCACGAATGTTTCGTGTTCATCTCGAACAAGCTGGCCTCCGACATTACGCTGACCATCGGGCAGGCGTTCGACCTTGCGTACAG GCGTTACGTCAGTGATAGTGGCAAGTCGCTCGAAGCAACCAAACTGCTCGCACAGAAGAAGCAACTCGAGCACACGATCACCGCCTATCGCCAGCGGTTGAAGGACCTCTCGGAGTTGGTCTTGAAGGCGGACCTCGAAAAGCTGCTACTGCGCCTGGGGGTGCGAGACATCTGCGAGGTGCCGCCGGCCGAGAACGGTGTCGATGGCCACACCACCCACAATGGTAGCAAtatgaacaacaacaacaacaccgtcaacggaagaaaaacgccCGATCTGG GTATCGACGTTTCGTTACCGAACAATGATGACCAGCTGCTAATCGAAACGTCACCGAAGCACTTTGCGCCGATCGTGCCACCGAGAAACATCCAGAACCAG ATCAACAGCACACTGGAAGCATTCAAGCCGTCGGTCGGCACCAAGCTCGaggggctgctgctgaactcGGACTCGGACAGTGACTTTGATCCGCGCGCTCCGGACAACGATGATGGCTCGATGACGGCATCGACGGCCGGGACGATGGGTGGCGGCAACAAGATTAGCAACGATCTGTTCGGCTTCGAGCCGCCGAAACCGTCCAACGCCGCTACGCTCGGCCAGCAGCTGTTCGGTAGTAGCAATGGCCACAGCGCCACCAATGGGTTCACCAATGGCACCAACGGGGCATCCGTGACGAACGGCTTCGGTCAAGCCCCAACTAGCCCTCCTCCGATAC TGGCTCCTCCACCGGCAAAGTCTGCGCCGCGGCGAACGGCAGCTCCGCTGACGAACGGCAACGGGACGAGCGGTGCGTACCAGGATCTGTTCGGATCGGCACCCTTCAATCCGCAATCGAATGAC GATTCGGCCTTCGTGGAGGACGCGTCGTTTAATAGTGGCGCGTGCATGGGTGATTCAACGTACGCCATCAACGCGAACGCCAGCGGGAGCTTCTCCGATGAGGTTCGCGTGCTGGCAAACAATTCCCACAAGCTGGACACAATTCTTGCGCACGGTCCAGAAGATCTCGGTGGAGTCGGTGCCGGGGTCGGCGCTGGGGCCACCACGCATTTGACATCAAAATTGAATCCCTTCGCCGCGGCCATCGGCGGTGGAACGGCGATTGGAGCGGTGCTGCGCGCGGGCAATCCTTTGACCGCCGTCCAGCACCACCCGGTCACGGCGTACGATGTGTTTAAGAACCCTAACGACCGGGAACGGTTAACGAACGGTACGGTACCACAGGTGGTCACTAGCGGCGGGTGCACTGGGGCCATTAATGATCATGCAAATGGTACCACTAACACTCACGGCACGGGAATCATTCCATCATTGGCGGGAGCGGGAGTGTCTCATGATCCGCTGACCTCGGAGGCACGGTTCGAGGACTTTGCTCAGACGGCGTTCAATGAGTTCAAACGGGATCTGAGCGTTAACACGCGACCGGTGCCGAGGGGTCGATCTTCGATCGGCACGATCAAGCCACCGTTAGTCACTGTCCCATCCATCA
- the LOC131206204 gene encoding PTB domain-containing adapter protein ced-6-like isoform X2, translated as MASTLMFWNKQNSSSGQNGSSDAKNTKNGRNWLHAPDVLVNGHVAYLVKYLGSTPVEQPKGIEVVKEAIRRLQFTQQMKKAEGGGNVKTKKVEITVSVDGVAIQEPRSQTIMHQFPLHKISYCADEKGVKKFFSFIAKTSCNSSAPSTVSSISSVGDDTMSGSTNSNGTSSNGSSEDRHECFVFISNKLASDITLTIGQAFDLAYRRYVSDSGKSLEATKLLAQKKQLEHTITAYRQRLKDLSELVLKADLEKLLLRLGVRDICEVPPAENGVDGHTTHNGSNMNNNNNTVNGRKTPDLGIDVSLPNNDDQLLIETSPKHFAPIVPPRNIQNQINSTLEAFKPSVGTKLEGLLLNSDSDSDFDPRAPDNDDGSMTASTAGTMGGGNKISNDLFGFEPPKPSNAATLGQQLFGSSNGHSATNGFTNGTNGASVTNGFGQAPTSPPPILAPPPAKSAPRRTAAPLTNGNGTSGAYQDLFGSAPFNPQSNDDSAFVEDASFNSGACMGDSTYAINANASGSFSDEVRVLANNSHKLDTILAHGPEDLGGVGAGVGAGATTHLTSKLNPFAAAIGGGTAIGAVLRAGNPLTAVQHHPVTAYDVFKNPNDRERLTNDEQERFL; from the exons ATGGCCTCGACGCTAATGTTCTGGAACAAGCAGAACTCCAGCTCCGGCCAGAACGGGAGCAGCGATGCCAAGAACACAAAGAACGGCCGCAACTGGCTGCACGCCCCGGATGTGCTCGTTAACGGGCACGTCGCCTATCTAGTCAAA TACCTCGGTAGCACACCCGTCGAGCAGCCGAAGGGCATCGAAGTGGTGAAGGAAGCGATCCGGAGGCTGCAATTCACACAGCAGATGAAGAAGGCCGAGGGCGGTGGCAACGTGAAGACGAAGAAGGTCGAAATTACCGTCAGTGTCGATGGTGTTGCAATACAG GAACCACGATCGCAAACGATCATGCACCAGTTTCCGCTGCACAAAATCTCCTACTGCGCGGACGAGAAGGGCGTGAAGAAGTTCTTCAGCTTCATCGCGAAAACGagctgcaacagcagcgcgCCGAGCACCGTCTCGTCGATCAGCTCGGTCGGAGACGATACGATGAGCGGTTCCACCAACTCgaacggcaccagcagcaacggaagCAGCGAGGATCGGCACGAATGTTTCGTGTTCATCTCGAACAAGCTGGCCTCCGACATTACGCTGACCATCGGGCAGGCGTTCGACCTTGCGTACAG GCGTTACGTCAGTGATAGTGGCAAGTCGCTCGAAGCAACCAAACTGCTCGCACAGAAGAAGCAACTCGAGCACACGATCACCGCCTATCGCCAGCGGTTGAAGGACCTCTCGGAGTTGGTCTTGAAGGCGGACCTCGAAAAGCTGCTACTGCGCCTGGGGGTGCGAGACATCTGCGAGGTGCCGCCGGCCGAGAACGGTGTCGATGGCCACACCACCCACAATGGTAGCAAtatgaacaacaacaacaacaccgtcaacggaagaaaaacgccCGATCTGG GTATCGACGTTTCGTTACCGAACAATGATGACCAGCTGCTAATCGAAACGTCACCGAAGCACTTTGCGCCGATCGTGCCACCGAGAAACATCCAGAACCAG ATCAACAGCACACTGGAAGCATTCAAGCCGTCGGTCGGCACCAAGCTCGaggggctgctgctgaactcGGACTCGGACAGTGACTTTGATCCGCGCGCTCCGGACAACGATGATGGCTCGATGACGGCATCGACGGCCGGGACGATGGGTGGCGGCAACAAGATTAGCAACGATCTGTTCGGCTTCGAGCCGCCGAAACCGTCCAACGCCGCTACGCTCGGCCAGCAGCTGTTCGGTAGTAGCAATGGCCACAGCGCCACCAATGGGTTCACCAATGGCACCAACGGGGCATCCGTGACGAACGGCTTCGGTCAAGCCCCAACTAGCCCTCCTCCGATAC TGGCTCCTCCACCGGCAAAGTCTGCGCCGCGGCGAACGGCAGCTCCGCTGACGAACGGCAACGGGACGAGCGGTGCGTACCAGGATCTGTTCGGATCGGCACCCTTCAATCCGCAATCGAATGAC GATTCGGCCTTCGTGGAGGACGCGTCGTTTAATAGTGGCGCGTGCATGGGTGATTCAACGTACGCCATCAACGCGAACGCCAGCGGGAGCTTCTCCGATGAGGTTCGCGTGCTGGCAAACAATTCCCACAAGCTGGACACAATTCTTGCGCACGGTCCAGAAGATCTCGGTGGAGTCGGTGCCGGGGTCGGCGCTGGGGCCACCACGCATTTGACATCAAAATTGAATCCCTTCGCCGCGGCCATCGGCGGTGGAACGGCGATTGGAGCGGTGCTGCGCGCGGGCAATCCTTTGACCGCCGTCCAGCACCACCCGGTCACGGCGTACGATGTGTTTAAGAACCCTAACGACCGGGAACGGTTAACGAACG
- the LOC131206204 gene encoding PTB domain-containing adapter protein ced-6-like isoform X3 encodes MASTLMFWNKQNSSSGQNGSSDAKNTKNGRNWLHAPDVLVNGHVAYLVKYLGSTPVEQPKGIEVVKEAIRRLQFTQQMKKAEGGGNVKTKKVEITVSVDGVAIQEPRSQTIMHQFPLHKISYCADEKGVKKFFSFIAKTSCNSSAPSTVSSISSVGDDTMSGSTNSNGTSSNGSSEDRHECFVFISNKLASDITLTIGQAFDLAYRRYVSDSGKSLEATKLLAQKKQLEHTITAYRQRLKDLSELVLKADLEKLLLRLGVRDICEVPPAENGVDGHTTHNGSNMNNNNNTVNGRKTPDLGIDVSLPNNDDQLLIETSPKHFAPIVPPRNIQNQINSTLEAFKPSVGTKLEGLLLNSDSDSDFDPRAPDNDDGSMTASTAGTMGGGNKISNDLFGFEPPKPSNAATLGQQLFGSSNGHSATNGFTNGTNGASVTNGFGQAPTSPPPILAPPPAKSAPRRTAAPLTNGNGTSGAYQDLFGSAPFNPQSNDTSKNGFFSSDDVLDTFDPLKK; translated from the exons ATGGCCTCGACGCTAATGTTCTGGAACAAGCAGAACTCCAGCTCCGGCCAGAACGGGAGCAGCGATGCCAAGAACACAAAGAACGGCCGCAACTGGCTGCACGCCCCGGATGTGCTCGTTAACGGGCACGTCGCCTATCTAGTCAAA TACCTCGGTAGCACACCCGTCGAGCAGCCGAAGGGCATCGAAGTGGTGAAGGAAGCGATCCGGAGGCTGCAATTCACACAGCAGATGAAGAAGGCCGAGGGCGGTGGCAACGTGAAGACGAAGAAGGTCGAAATTACCGTCAGTGTCGATGGTGTTGCAATACAG GAACCACGATCGCAAACGATCATGCACCAGTTTCCGCTGCACAAAATCTCCTACTGCGCGGACGAGAAGGGCGTGAAGAAGTTCTTCAGCTTCATCGCGAAAACGagctgcaacagcagcgcgCCGAGCACCGTCTCGTCGATCAGCTCGGTCGGAGACGATACGATGAGCGGTTCCACCAACTCgaacggcaccagcagcaacggaagCAGCGAGGATCGGCACGAATGTTTCGTGTTCATCTCGAACAAGCTGGCCTCCGACATTACGCTGACCATCGGGCAGGCGTTCGACCTTGCGTACAG GCGTTACGTCAGTGATAGTGGCAAGTCGCTCGAAGCAACCAAACTGCTCGCACAGAAGAAGCAACTCGAGCACACGATCACCGCCTATCGCCAGCGGTTGAAGGACCTCTCGGAGTTGGTCTTGAAGGCGGACCTCGAAAAGCTGCTACTGCGCCTGGGGGTGCGAGACATCTGCGAGGTGCCGCCGGCCGAGAACGGTGTCGATGGCCACACCACCCACAATGGTAGCAAtatgaacaacaacaacaacaccgtcaacggaagaaaaacgccCGATCTGG GTATCGACGTTTCGTTACCGAACAATGATGACCAGCTGCTAATCGAAACGTCACCGAAGCACTTTGCGCCGATCGTGCCACCGAGAAACATCCAGAACCAG ATCAACAGCACACTGGAAGCATTCAAGCCGTCGGTCGGCACCAAGCTCGaggggctgctgctgaactcGGACTCGGACAGTGACTTTGATCCGCGCGCTCCGGACAACGATGATGGCTCGATGACGGCATCGACGGCCGGGACGATGGGTGGCGGCAACAAGATTAGCAACGATCTGTTCGGCTTCGAGCCGCCGAAACCGTCCAACGCCGCTACGCTCGGCCAGCAGCTGTTCGGTAGTAGCAATGGCCACAGCGCCACCAATGGGTTCACCAATGGCACCAACGGGGCATCCGTGACGAACGGCTTCGGTCAAGCCCCAACTAGCCCTCCTCCGATAC TGGCTCCTCCACCGGCAAAGTCTGCGCCGCGGCGAACGGCAGCTCCGCTGACGAACGGCAACGGGACGAGCGGTGCGTACCAGGATCTGTTCGGATCGGCACCCTTCAATCCGCAATCGAATGAC